From the Marinomonas sp. THO17 genome, one window contains:
- the ybfE gene encoding LexA regulated protein produces the protein MAKASTDRNTIDLFGKSPGRPRTSNLSRKDQLKHNKRAQRQKEKALGMKRLEVIIDQDTLDLLDQLCENSGLKRAEWLTQQIQNSAKKLKKRPLKAAK, from the coding sequence ATGGCAAAAGCGTCCACCGACCGTAATACCATCGATCTATTTGGCAAATCTCCCGGCCGTCCTAGAACCAGCAATCTATCTCGCAAAGATCAACTTAAACACAATAAACGAGCACAACGCCAAAAAGAGAAAGCCCTCGGCATGAAGCGTTTGGAAGTCATAATTGATCAAGACACCCTAGACTTACTTGATCAATTATGTGAGAACTCAGGATTAAAACGCGCTGAATGGTTAACCCAGCAGATTCAAAACAGCGCCAAAAAGCTCAAAAAGCGCCCGCTAAAAGCCGCTAAATAA